One segment of Paenibacillus rhizovicinus DNA contains the following:
- the sigE gene encoding RNA polymerase sporulation sigma factor SigE, with protein sequence MLVKWKLILQLYYYRVLFLFGLKSEEIYYIGGSEALPPPLTREEEEYLLEKLPSGDSAIRAMLIERNLRLVVYIARKFENTGIHIEDLVSIGAIGLIKAVNTFDPEKKIKLATYASRCIENEILMYLRRNSKTRTEVSFDEPLNIDWDGNELLLSDVLGTENDTIYRNIEEQVDRKLLHKALDKLTERERIIMELRFGLADGEEKTQKDVADLLGISQSYISRLEKRIIKRLRKEFNKMV encoded by the coding sequence ATGCTCGTCAAATGGAAATTAATCCTGCAGTTATATTATTATCGCGTTTTGTTTTTATTCGGCCTAAAGAGCGAGGAAATTTATTATATTGGCGGAAGCGAAGCGCTGCCCCCGCCGCTCACGCGCGAAGAAGAAGAATATTTGCTGGAGAAGCTGCCGTCTGGCGACTCTGCTATCCGAGCCATGCTCATCGAACGCAACCTGCGCCTTGTCGTGTACATCGCGCGGAAGTTCGAGAACACGGGCATTCACATTGAAGATTTGGTGTCCATCGGCGCAATCGGTCTTATTAAAGCGGTCAATACGTTCGATCCGGAGAAAAAAATCAAGCTGGCCACCTATGCCTCGCGCTGCATCGAGAACGAAATCCTCATGTATCTCCGCCGCAACAGCAAGACGCGGACGGAAGTGTCCTTCGATGAACCTTTGAATATCGACTGGGATGGCAACGAGCTGCTGCTCTCGGATGTGCTGGGTACCGAGAACGATACGATCTACCGCAACATCGAGGAACAGGTCGACCGCAAGCTGCTGCACAAGGCACTGGATAAGCTGACGGAGCGCGAACGCATCATCATGGAGCTGCGTTTCGGCTTGGCTGACGGGGAAGAGAAGACGCAGAAGGACGTTGCCGATCTGCTCGGCATCTCGCAGTCCTATATATCCCGTTTGGAGAAACGCATCATTAAGAGGCTGCGCAAGGAGTTCAACAAAATGGTCTAA
- the spoIIGA gene encoding sigma-E processing peptidase SpoIIGA: MKALNAVYIDVLFLVNLLIDGSNLLLTAWVRSIRAKWWRMLLAAGVGSLYAVMIVFPPLSFMFSIVVKLSFSLVMLLIAFGFGSVQHFVRLIGAFYGVNFAAAGALLGFHYLFMNSSNQLWRTVIYDANGRPVFMLSTTMVFLFSLIVVGYYIYRSVMTGRRERDLVTTHLAEVKVRIDDQEHCCTGLIDTGNQLYEPLTRTPVMVMETSVWQDVLPASWIRYIREAKVDQLLAGMTDDEPFKWRDRLRLVPYRGVNRGAQFMLAIKPDLVIVDRDGELFQSKKVLIGLDAGKLVADGTYRAIIHPSLLQERSVTIETIHSTSGRDGAACSSNGN; the protein is encoded by the coding sequence GTGAAGGCGCTGAATGCAGTTTATATCGATGTCCTGTTTCTCGTAAACCTGTTGATCGACGGTTCCAATTTGCTGCTGACCGCGTGGGTGCGAAGCATCCGCGCCAAATGGTGGCGAATGCTGTTGGCAGCGGGCGTTGGCTCCTTGTACGCCGTCATGATTGTGTTTCCGCCGTTGTCGTTCATGTTTTCCATCGTCGTCAAGCTTTCGTTCTCTCTTGTTATGCTGCTGATTGCTTTCGGATTTGGAAGCGTCCAGCATTTTGTTCGGTTGATCGGCGCGTTTTACGGCGTGAATTTTGCTGCTGCCGGAGCTTTGCTCGGCTTTCATTATTTATTCATGAACAGTTCGAACCAGCTATGGCGGACCGTCATATACGATGCGAACGGCAGACCTGTTTTCATGCTGAGCACGACGATGGTCTTTCTCTTCTCTCTCATTGTGGTCGGCTATTATATTTACCGTTCGGTGATGACTGGGCGCAGGGAGCGGGATTTGGTCACAACCCATCTCGCGGAGGTGAAAGTGCGAATTGATGATCAGGAGCATTGCTGTACGGGCCTGATCGATACGGGTAACCAGCTGTATGAACCGCTCACGCGAACGCCGGTTATGGTCATGGAAACTTCCGTGTGGCAGGATGTTCTGCCGGCTTCCTGGATTCGGTATATCCGGGAGGCGAAAGTGGATCAGTTGCTCGCCGGCATGACGGATGATGAGCCTTTCAAATGGCGTGATCGGCTTCGGCTTGTGCCCTATCGGGGCGTGAACCGAGGCGCGCAATTCATGCTTGCCATTAAGCCGGACCTAGTCATTGTCGATAGGGACGGGGAGCTATTCCAGTCCAAGAAGGTACTGATCGGGCTGGATGCCGGAAAGCTTGTTGCAGACGGGACGTACAGGGCGATTATCCATCCGTCACTTCTTCAAGAGCGCAGCGTCACGATCGAAACCATTCACAGCACTTCGGGAAGGGATGGAGCAGCATGCTCGTCAAATGGAAATTAA
- the ftsZ gene encoding cell division protein FtsZ — protein sequence MLEFDFDMEQMAQIKVIGVGGGGSNAVNRMIENGVKGVEFITVNTDAQALHMAKSEQKLQIGDKLTRGLGAGANPEVGKKAAEESRETVMNTLKGADMVFVTAGMGGGTGTGAAPVIAEIARECGALTVGVVTRPFTFEGRKRSGQAELGIDALKEKVDTLIVIPNDRLLEIVDKKTPMLEAFREADNVLKQAVQGISELIAVPGLINLDFADVKTIMTERGSALMGIGIASGENRAAEAARKAIQSPLLETSIDGARGIIMSITGGSNLSLYEVNEAAEIVISASDPDVNMIFGANFDDSLKDEIKVTVIATGFEHRDSSSLRRPVTGQQQNDAPQASEPQQHRQQPANNGPKPFGTPVSSDQLDIPAFLRNRRNNDR from the coding sequence ATGTTGGAATTTGATTTCGATATGGAGCAGATGGCGCAAATCAAAGTCATCGGCGTTGGCGGTGGCGGCAGCAATGCCGTCAACCGAATGATTGAGAACGGCGTTAAGGGCGTTGAGTTTATTACGGTCAATACGGATGCGCAGGCACTTCATATGGCCAAGTCGGAGCAGAAGCTGCAAATCGGAGATAAACTCACGCGCGGTCTTGGCGCTGGAGCAAATCCGGAAGTCGGCAAGAAAGCGGCTGAAGAATCGCGCGAAACGGTGATGAATACACTTAAAGGCGCAGACATGGTATTCGTAACAGCGGGCATGGGCGGAGGAACCGGCACGGGCGCCGCGCCGGTTATCGCCGAAATCGCTCGCGAATGCGGCGCGCTGACCGTCGGCGTCGTAACGCGCCCGTTCACGTTCGAAGGCCGCAAGCGGTCCGGACAAGCCGAGCTCGGGATCGATGCCTTGAAAGAAAAGGTCGATACGCTGATCGTCATTCCGAACGACCGGCTGCTCGAAATCGTCGATAAGAAAACGCCGATGCTGGAAGCGTTCCGCGAAGCGGATAACGTACTGAAGCAGGCGGTGCAAGGCATCTCCGAACTGATCGCCGTACCGGGACTAATCAACCTCGATTTCGCGGACGTAAAGACGATCATGACGGAACGCGGTTCCGCACTGATGGGCATCGGCATCGCGAGTGGGGAGAACCGCGCGGCAGAAGCGGCGCGCAAAGCGATTCAAAGCCCCTTGCTGGAAACGTCGATCGATGGCGCGCGCGGCATTATCATGAGCATCACAGGCGGCTCTAACCTGTCGCTGTACGAAGTGAACGAAGCAGCCGAGATCGTCATTTCCGCGTCCGATCCGGACGTCAACATGATCTTCGGTGCAAACTTCGACGATAGCTTGAAAGACGAAATCAAAGTAACGGTGATCGCGACAGGCTTCGAGCATCGCGATTCGTCGAGCCTTCGCCGGCCGGTTACAGGCCAGCAGCAGAACGATGCTCCACAAGCAAGCGAACCGCAGCAGCATCGTCAGCAGCCGGCTAACAACGGTCCTAAACCGTTCGGTACACCGGTTTCCAGCGATCAGCTGGACATCCCTGCATTCCTCCGCAACCGTCGCAACAACGATCGGTAA
- the ftsA gene encoding cell division protein FtsA: protein MSSNDIIVSLDIGTSKVRAIIGEVNNGVINIIGVGSADSEGIRKGAIVDIDKTVASIRSAVDHAERMVDIQISDVYVGIQGNHIGLQTNHGVVAISNEDREIGEEDIERVQQASKVVALPPEREIINLVPKQYLVDGLEGISDPRGMIGVRLEVEATVVTGAKTAIHNLVRCVEKANLRISGIILMSLASGQMSLTKDEKMMGTVLADIGAGSSTIAIFEQGSIVATSTLPVGGEYVTSDISYGLRTQTEQAEKIKQKFGCALVDDAADDQKFKVMRMGSNVEKEFTQVDLANIIEPRMQEIFQLIRQEVRRLGYGDKINGYVLTGGTVTMPGTLPLAQHELESSVRIAVPDYIGVRDPAFTSGVGMIQYVSKYMRGRTVSAPKKSASRKASAATSPSKPGIFERLKNMFSEFI, encoded by the coding sequence TTGAGCAGCAATGACATCATCGTCAGTTTGGACATCGGTACATCCAAAGTTCGTGCTATTATTGGCGAAGTGAATAACGGCGTCATTAATATTATTGGAGTTGGATCTGCCGACTCGGAGGGTATACGCAAAGGTGCTATTGTTGATATCGATAAGACCGTCGCATCAATTCGCAGCGCTGTGGACCATGCTGAACGGATGGTCGACATTCAAATAAGCGATGTTTATGTAGGCATTCAAGGCAATCATATCGGATTGCAAACGAATCACGGCGTAGTAGCCATCTCCAACGAAGATCGCGAGATCGGCGAAGAAGATATCGAGCGTGTTCAGCAAGCGTCGAAAGTCGTCGCACTGCCGCCCGAACGCGAAATCATTAATCTGGTGCCGAAGCAATATTTGGTAGACGGCCTCGAAGGCATTTCCGATCCGCGCGGCATGATCGGCGTGCGTTTGGAAGTGGAAGCAACTGTCGTAACCGGAGCGAAAACAGCTATACATAACTTAGTCCGGTGCGTAGAAAAAGCGAATTTACGGATATCGGGCATCATTCTGATGTCGCTGGCATCCGGCCAAATGTCGCTGACCAAAGACGAGAAAATGATGGGCACCGTACTTGCCGATATCGGCGCAGGCTCCAGCACGATCGCGATTTTCGAACAAGGGAGCATCGTTGCTACGTCTACGCTTCCGGTCGGGGGCGAATACGTAACGAGCGATATCTCTTATGGTCTTCGGACGCAGACGGAGCAAGCCGAGAAGATTAAGCAGAAATTCGGCTGCGCGTTGGTTGACGACGCCGCAGACGATCAGAAGTTCAAAGTGATGCGCATGGGCAGCAACGTGGAGAAGGAATTCACCCAGGTTGATCTGGCGAATATTATTGAACCGCGCATGCAGGAAATCTTTCAATTGATCCGCCAAGAGGTTAGACGATTGGGTTACGGCGACAAGATCAATGGCTATGTGCTTACCGGCGGCACCGTAACGATGCCCGGTACGCTTCCGCTTGCGCAGCATGAATTGGAATCGAGCGTCCGCATTGCCGTCCCGGACTACATTGGAGTCCGAGACCCGGCCTTCACGAGCGGTGTCGGCATGATTCAATATGTTTCGAAATATATGAGGGGCCGTACCGTCTCCGCACCTAAGAAAAGTGCGAGCAGGAAGGCTAGCGCAGCAACTTCTCCCTCGAAGCCCGGAATTTTCGAGCGTTTGAAAAATATGTTTAGCGAATTCATTTGA
- a CDS encoding cell division protein FtsQ/DivIB gives MQEKMPVLREPVKRRKGGKKLLAVLVLLFIVILGVLFFNSSISKVSTVTVEGQKYLQAADIRKTAAIEAGDSFFGTSTSAIEARIRTLKPVKSVNVTKSFPGSITIHVQEYETVAYSLSNKGELSAVLANGTMVPAGSDPLVDKPILSGWKENDALLAALCKALAAIPDQALSDFSEIKPDPTPSYSDRIKIYTRTRFEVITAVSLLSEKIATMNAVIEIQPPGTITLLLADKYAPFIPEEPENPVTTQKETTQ, from the coding sequence ATGCAGGAGAAGATGCCCGTTCTGCGGGAACCAGTCAAACGGCGCAAGGGCGGCAAGAAATTGCTGGCGGTGCTCGTTCTGCTTTTTATCGTTATTTTGGGCGTGCTGTTCTTTAACTCTTCCATTAGCAAAGTTTCGACCGTCACGGTCGAAGGGCAGAAATACTTGCAGGCCGCGGACATCCGGAAGACAGCTGCCATCGAGGCGGGCGATTCCTTCTTCGGTACGTCGACCTCGGCTATCGAGGCGAGAATTCGAACATTGAAGCCGGTGAAGAGCGTGAACGTGACCAAATCCTTTCCGGGGAGCATAACCATTCACGTGCAGGAATACGAAACCGTTGCCTACTCTTTGTCGAACAAGGGAGAATTATCGGCGGTGCTGGCGAACGGAACGATGGTCCCGGCGGGATCCGACCCGTTGGTCGACAAGCCGATCTTGTCGGGCTGGAAAGAGAACGACGCTTTGCTGGCTGCCCTGTGCAAGGCATTGGCCGCCATTCCGGATCAAGCGCTTTCGGATTTCTCCGAAATCAAGCCGGATCCGACGCCGTCCTATTCGGACCGCATCAAAATCTACACGAGAACGCGTTTCGAGGTGATAACCGCGGTATCTCTGCTGTCCGAGAAGATCGCGACGATGAATGCCGTCATCGAAATCCAGCCGCCCGGGACGATCACGCTGCTGCTTGCGGATAAATATGCGCCGTTCATTCCCGAAGAGCCGGAAAATCCCGTCACTACGCAAAAAGAGACTACTCAATAG
- the murA gene encoding UDP-N-acetylglucosamine 1-carboxyvinyltransferase, which translates to MDKLVIEGGKPLSGTIVIQGAKNAALPILAACMLVEGKVTIDQVPKLLDIDVMLNILRELGCRAEHEDQTVLLDTSSLHSSHIPEALMRQMRSSIFLMGPLLARFGEVTIYQPGGCAIGERKIDLHLSGLQALGAEIEEDGSRIACYAKKLRGAEIHLDFPSVGATENIMMAAVLAEGLTTISNAAREPEIQDLQHFLNRMGAKIIGAGTDTITVEGVERLTPCNYQVIPDRIVTGTVMVAAAATRGQVTLLNTCPSHLTSLIHVLRRTGVQIAVDGDIIKVGTASRPKSIDRIVTSPYPAFPTDLQSQIMVLLALADGVSIMKETIFEGRFKHVDELARMGADIRVDLSSAIVRGVSRLYGATVEATDLRAGAALVIAGLAAQGKTVVEQVHHIDRGYDRIEEMLGRLGARITRFSPITNNTIVP; encoded by the coding sequence TTGGACAAATTGGTGATTGAAGGCGGGAAACCACTCTCAGGAACCATTGTTATCCAAGGCGCGAAAAATGCCGCTTTGCCGATTTTAGCTGCATGCATGCTGGTTGAAGGAAAAGTGACGATCGATCAAGTGCCCAAACTGCTTGATATCGACGTCATGCTGAACATTTTGCGCGAACTTGGCTGCCGGGCGGAGCACGAGGACCAAACCGTGCTGCTCGACACGTCAAGCCTGCATTCCTCCCACATTCCTGAAGCGCTGATGCGCCAAATGCGATCTTCCATTTTCCTGATGGGACCGCTTCTGGCAAGGTTCGGCGAAGTGACGATTTATCAGCCTGGCGGCTGCGCGATCGGTGAACGTAAAATCGATTTGCACTTGAGCGGCTTGCAAGCCCTCGGGGCGGAAATCGAAGAGGACGGGAGCCGGATTGCCTGCTATGCGAAGAAGCTGAGAGGCGCGGAAATCCATTTGGACTTTCCGAGCGTCGGGGCAACGGAGAACATTATGATGGCAGCTGTCCTTGCGGAAGGGCTGACGACGATCAGCAATGCGGCAAGGGAACCGGAAATCCAAGATTTGCAGCATTTTCTGAACCGTATGGGCGCGAAGATCATCGGTGCCGGTACGGATACGATCACAGTCGAAGGGGTAGAGCGGCTTACGCCTTGCAACTATCAGGTCATTCCGGACCGCATCGTGACGGGAACCGTGATGGTGGCTGCGGCGGCAACCCGCGGGCAGGTAACGCTGCTCAATACTTGCCCTTCGCATCTGACCTCTCTCATCCACGTGCTGAGACGCACAGGTGTTCAAATAGCGGTAGACGGTGATATAATCAAGGTGGGAACAGCTTCGCGTCCCAAATCGATTGACCGGATCGTCACCTCGCCTTATCCGGCTTTTCCGACCGACCTGCAGTCGCAAATCATGGTGCTGCTTGCGCTGGCGGACGGCGTTAGCATCATGAAGGAAACGATCTTCGAAGGCCGTTTCAAGCATGTCGACGAGCTCGCCCGAATGGGAGCCGATATACGCGTCGATCTCAGCTCCGCGATCGTGCGCGGCGTATCCAGGCTGTACGGCGCAACGGTAGAAGCGACGGATTTGCGCGCAGGCGCCGCACTTGTCATCGCAGGGCTTGCCGCGCAAGGCAAGACCGTCGTGGAGCAGGTGCACCACATCGACCGCGGCTATGACCGGATCGAGGAAATGCTTGGCCGTTTAGGCGCCAGAATTACTCGCTTCTCACCCATTACTAACAATACGATCGTGCCTTGA
- the murB gene encoding UDP-N-acetylmuramate dehydrogenase, translating into MEQFLAELREIDAGSVLYNEPLAAYTTWKIGGPADVLIIPQNQDQLVSVVRLLRKHELQWTNLGRGSNMLVSDKGIRGIVIQPGEGFDYVRFDGNLIHAGAAYSFIKLAIMASKRGLSGLEFAGGIPGSVGGAVYMNAGAHGSDVSRIFKSADIVLETGELVRFGAEEMSFSYRHTCLHERPGIVTGAVFELVEGDRNEISAVLAGYKQRRLDTQPLKQASAGSVFRNPPNDHAARLIQEAGLKGMRQGGAQVSTQHANFIVNTGQATAEDVLTLMKTIQRTISERYGIELVAEVLVVGER; encoded by the coding sequence ATGGAACAGTTTTTAGCGGAATTACGTGAAATCGACGCAGGAAGCGTCTTGTATAACGAACCGCTTGCAGCGTATACGACGTGGAAAATCGGAGGGCCTGCGGATGTGCTAATCATCCCGCAGAACCAAGACCAGCTGGTATCGGTCGTCCGGTTGCTGCGCAAACACGAGCTGCAATGGACCAATCTTGGACGCGGTTCCAACATGCTTGTCAGCGACAAAGGAATCCGGGGCATCGTCATTCAACCGGGCGAAGGATTCGATTATGTGCGATTCGATGGCAACCTCATTCATGCTGGGGCCGCATATTCCTTCATCAAGCTTGCGATCATGGCAAGCAAGCGGGGATTGTCGGGCTTGGAATTCGCGGGGGGAATTCCCGGTTCGGTAGGCGGTGCCGTCTATATGAACGCAGGCGCGCACGGATCTGATGTGTCACGTATATTCAAATCAGCTGACATTGTGCTGGAAACAGGGGAATTGGTTCGCTTCGGGGCAGAGGAGATGTCGTTTTCGTATCGTCATACCTGCCTCCACGAAAGACCGGGCATCGTGACAGGCGCCGTATTCGAGCTGGTAGAAGGAGACCGGAATGAAATCTCGGCTGTGTTAGCCGGGTATAAACAACGGAGACTCGACACCCAGCCGCTAAAGCAGGCAAGCGCAGGAAGCGTATTTCGCAATCCGCCGAACGATCATGCCGCAAGGCTGATTCAAGAAGCCGGGTTAAAGGGTATGCGACAAGGTGGCGCACAAGTCTCCACGCAGCACGCCAATTTCATTGTCAACACCGGGCAAGCGACAGCTGAAGATGTCCTCACCCTAATGAAGACCATACAGCGGACCATTTCGGAACGATACGGCATCGAGCTGGTGGCGGAGGTATTGGTTGTGGGTGAGCGGTAA
- the murG gene encoding undecaprenyldiphospho-muramoylpentapeptide beta-N-acetylglucosaminyltransferase: protein MRIVLSGGGTGGHIYPALAIGKQVMEEEPGSSLLYIGSPKGLESRIVPAQGIAFEAVEISGFKRKLSYDNVRTVMRFLKGVRRSKELLRGFKPDAVVGTGGYVCGPVLYAAAKLGIPTLIHEQNAIAGLTNQFLSRYADSVAVSFEEALSQFKRSKSTIYTGNPCATNVVRADKQEGFTHLGIPSGSRIVLLVGGSRGAKAINDVMVDMVPLLGRLPDVHFVFVTGESYYEQTMERIKAAQPRLPSTLKVLPYLHRMPEVLAASQLVVGRSGASSLAEITALGIPSILIPSPNVTNNHQEANARSLADAGAAEMIRERELNGAALFERISRIMMKKDVHTKMGEAARGLGMPNSAALIVGELKKLTGK from the coding sequence ATGCGTATCGTGTTGTCGGGCGGCGGAACCGGCGGCCACATCTATCCTGCCCTTGCGATCGGCAAGCAGGTCATGGAGGAGGAGCCGGGTTCGTCCCTGCTTTACATCGGCTCCCCGAAAGGGCTGGAGAGCCGCATCGTTCCCGCTCAAGGCATTGCCTTCGAGGCTGTAGAAATTTCCGGCTTCAAGCGGAAGCTGTCTTATGATAATGTTCGTACGGTCATGCGTTTCCTGAAAGGCGTTCGCCGCTCCAAAGAACTGCTTCGCGGTTTCAAGCCCGATGCGGTGGTTGGTACCGGCGGTTATGTATGCGGCCCCGTGTTGTACGCGGCTGCCAAGCTGGGCATTCCGACGCTGATTCACGAACAGAATGCGATCGCAGGCTTAACGAATCAATTCCTGTCGCGCTATGCGGACAGCGTCGCGGTCAGCTTCGAAGAAGCGTTATCGCAATTCAAGCGGTCGAAGAGTACGATTTATACCGGAAATCCTTGCGCGACGAACGTCGTGCGTGCCGATAAACAAGAAGGTTTCACCCATCTGGGCATTCCGTCGGGCAGCCGGATCGTCCTGCTGGTCGGCGGAAGCCGGGGGGCAAAAGCGATAAACGACGTGATGGTGGACATGGTACCGCTCCTCGGGCGGCTGCCAGACGTCCATTTTGTGTTTGTAACCGGCGAAAGCTATTACGAGCAGACGATGGAACGGATCAAGGCTGCGCAGCCGCGGCTTCCGTCCACGCTGAAAGTGCTGCCGTACCTGCATCGCATGCCGGAAGTGCTGGCTGCTTCGCAGCTGGTCGTCGGAAGGTCCGGCGCGTCTTCCCTGGCGGAGATTACGGCACTCGGCATTCCATCCATCCTGATTCCGTCACCGAACGTGACGAACAACCATCAGGAGGCGAATGCCCGAAGCTTGGCGGATGCGGGGGCGGCGGAAATGATCCGCGAACGCGAATTGAACGGTGCGGCGCTGTTCGAACGAATTAGCCGCATCATGATGAAGAAGGACGTCCACACGAAAATGGGCGAGGCAGCACGGGGGCTCGGCATGCCGAATTCGGCAGCGCTGATCGTCGGCGAACTGAAGAAGCTGACGGGGAAGTAG
- the spoVE gene encoding stage V sporulation protein E, with product MAKARSAPDMWMIIAILLILAIGLVMVYSASAVLAFHDFGDKFYYVKRQVLFAALGIGAMIATMNADYWIWKKWAKFGLLVCFGMLLIVLVPGVGVVRGGARSWLGISSFGIQPSEFMKLAMVIFLAKLLSEKQQAVTQFVKGLLPPLGILGLAFGLIMLQPDLGTGAVMIGASLLIIYTAGARLRHLGSLALVGVAGLVGLIAAAPYRLQRITAFLDPWADPLGAGYQSIQSLYAIGPGGLVGLGLGMSRQKFNYLPEPQTDFIFSILSEELGFIGGAAIILLFGILLWRGMRTAIAAPDTFGSLLAVGIIGIVAVQVFINIGVVIGMLPVTGITLPLVSYGGSSLTLLLTALGILLNISRYSR from the coding sequence ATGGCCAAAGCCAGGTCCGCCCCGGACATGTGGATGATTATCGCGATCCTGCTCATTCTCGCCATCGGTCTCGTCATGGTGTACAGCGCCAGCGCCGTACTGGCGTTTCATGATTTTGGGGACAAGTTCTACTATGTGAAACGTCAAGTGCTGTTCGCCGCGCTTGGGATCGGGGCGATGATCGCCACGATGAACGCGGACTATTGGATTTGGAAGAAGTGGGCGAAATTCGGCCTGCTCGTTTGTTTCGGGATGCTGCTGATCGTGCTGGTTCCCGGCGTCGGGGTCGTACGCGGCGGCGCGCGAAGCTGGCTCGGCATCAGCTCCTTCGGCATTCAGCCGTCAGAGTTCATGAAGCTGGCGATGGTCATTTTCCTGGCCAAATTGTTATCCGAGAAGCAGCAAGCCGTGACCCAGTTCGTGAAAGGCCTTCTTCCGCCGCTTGGCATCCTGGGGCTGGCGTTCGGCCTGATCATGCTGCAGCCGGATCTGGGCACGGGAGCGGTCATGATCGGCGCTTCGCTGCTCATCATTTATACGGCGGGTGCCCGTCTTCGCCACCTGGGGTCGCTTGCGCTCGTCGGCGTCGCCGGACTCGTCGGTCTCATTGCCGCCGCGCCGTACAGGCTGCAGCGGATTACGGCCTTCCTCGATCCGTGGGCCGATCCGCTTGGCGCGGGGTATCAATCGATTCAATCGCTCTATGCGATCGGACCCGGAGGTCTTGTCGGCCTTGGGCTCGGCATGAGCCGCCAGAAATTCAATTACTTGCCGGAGCCGCAGACCGATTTTATTTTCTCGATTCTATCCGAAGAACTCGGTTTTATCGGCGGGGCAGCGATTATATTACTATTCGGCATTCTATTATGGCGCGGCATGCGAACCGCGATCGCAGCGCCCGATACATTCGGCAGCCTGCTGGCGGTCGGCATAATCGGCATCGTAGCCGTCCAAGTGTTTATCAATATCGGCGTCGTCATCGGCATGCTTCCCGTAACGGGCATCACGCTGCCGCTTGTCAGCTACGGAGGCTCTTCACTGACCCTGCTGCTGACCGCGCTTGGCATTTTGCTTAATATATCCCGTTATTCGAGGTGA